The following proteins are encoded in a genomic region of Micropterus dolomieu isolate WLL.071019.BEF.003 ecotype Adirondacks linkage group LG04, ASM2129224v1, whole genome shotgun sequence:
- the pla2g6 gene encoding 85/88 kDa calcium-independent phospholipase A2 isoform X2: MQFLGRLLDTVSSVSTLFTNPYRVRDVPLSDYGGGGKVMLKEEGRIVLYKNSQCQSWDCLLMCPEISTMTLRLFQVASEEDAMNWFPQYALKLRPFYETLPLKAETTQPIVDCIRSHPDWSSAHIAVETGLRECLKHNYVQSQINARDASGQTPLHLACERGDSQCVKELLDESQARTDIKDRNGETPMHCAAKQDSPAIIQVLCSRLCSGVNELNNNGETPLHVSCRLGRMESVKALLGGGAKCGVIGGAGYPIHSAMKYSEKGCVEEILKADPDQLHAEDSLYGGTPLHWTKTAEMCRMLLEQGCAVNYLSKTGESALHILTKKGRFEAAMVLLTHGANANLKGQDGNTALHLAMKMDHIDLIKALIVFGADVEIHNDLGETPGLIAARTSKGPNRKILLDMLCSVGVQRCLPPSPSCPPPISNKAKPPGIGFEDIMYVGAAVGAMSRGTSEVDGTEKNKRDRLLCLDGGGIKGLVLIQMLIALEREAGRPTSELFDWVAGTSTGGILALAITHGKSMEYLRCLYFRMKEQVFRGSRPYESAPLEDFLKKEFGENTKMTDVRYPRVMVTSVLADRHPGELHIFRNYDSPSGQREPPYATNATFKPLTIPQGWEDEDVLILGYTEEPTRKRRKVTDEEQLVWRAARSSGAAPTYFRPMGRFLDGGLLANNPTLDAMSEIHLYNKALKAEGRGKEIKKLGIVVSLGTGKPPQVVVSSVDVFRPSNPLELAKSFVGARELGKMLVDCCTDSDGCAVDRARAWCEMIDTIYHRLSPQLSQEVMLDEVSDAVLVDMLWETQMYLYEKRETLQSLAKLLLDN; the protein is encoded by the exons ATGCAGTTCCTGGGACGGCTGTTGGACACAGTGTCCTCTGTGTCAACCCTCTTCACCAACCCCTACCGGGTCAGGGATGTGCCGCTCTCCGACTACGGTGGAGGAGGCAAAGTCATGCTGAAAGAGGAGGGACGCATAGTCCTGTACAAAAACAGCCAGTGCCAGTCATGGGACTGTCTTCTCATGTGTCCTGAGATATCTACTATGACGCTGAG GCTGTTTCAGGTGGCGTCAGAGGAAGACGCCATGAACTGGTTCCCCCAATATGCCCTCAAGCTCCGCCCCTTCTATGAGACACTTCCTCTGAAGGCTGAGACCACCCAGCCAATCGTGGACTGCATCCGCAGCCACCCGGACTGGAGCTCTGCCCACATTGCTGTTGAGACAGGCCTGAGAGAGTGTCTCAAACATAACTACGTTCAGAG TCAGATCAATGCTCGGGATGCATCAGGTCAGACGCCGCTGCACCTGGCATGTGAGCGTGGCGACTCGCAGTGTGTGAAGGAGCTGTTGGATGAAAGCCAGGCGCGCACAGACATCAAAGACCGCAATGGAGAGACGCCCATGCACTGTGCTGCCAAGCAGGATTCTCCTGCCATCATCCAG GTCCTGTGCTCGCGGTTGTGCTCGGGGGTGAATGAGCTGAACAACAACGGGGAGACACCGCTCCACGTGTCCTGCCGTCTGGGACGCATGGAGTCCGTCAAAGCTCTGTTGGGGGGCGGAGCCAAGTGTGGTGTCATTGGTGGCGCTGGCTACCCCATCCACAGTGCCATGAAATACAGTGAGAAGGG CTGTGTGGAGGAGATCCTCAAAGCAGATCCAGACCAGCTCCATGCTGAGGACTCTTTGTACGGAGGGACGCCTCTCCACTGGACCAAAACTGCTGAG ATGTGTCGTATGCTGCTGGAACAGGGCTGTGCAGTGAACTACCTTAGTAAGACCGGAGAAAGCGCCCTCCATATTCTGACCAAGAAGGGCCGCTTTGAGGCGGCCATGGTGCTGCTCACCCATGGAGCGAATGCCAACCTGAAGGGCCAGGATGGAAACACAGCCCTGCATCTAGCTATGAAG ATGGACCACATAGACTTGATCAAAGCTCTGATTGTGTTCGGGGCTGATGTGGAGATCCACAACGACCTGGGAGAAACACCTGGACTCATCGCTGCTCGAACCAGCAAAG GTCCTAATAGAAAGATATTGCTGGACATGCTGTGTAGTGTAGGGGTCCAGCGGTGCCTCCCGCCCTCCCCCAGCTGTCCTCCCCCCATCTCCAACAAGGCCAAGCCTCCAGGCATAG GGTTTGAGGACATCATGTATGTTGGGGCTGCAGTCGGTGCAATGAGCAGAGGCACGTCTGAAGTTGACGGCACCGAGAAAAATAA GAGGGACAGACTGCTGTGTCTGGATGGTGGAGGTATAAAAGGCTTGGTGTTGATCCAGATGTTGATCGCTCTGGAGAGAGAGGCGGGTCGGCCCACCAGTGAGCTCTTCGACTGGGTGGCCGGCACCAGCACTGGGGGCATCCTGGCCCTCGCTATAActcatg GTAAATCCATGGAATACCTGCGCTGCCTGTACTTTAGGATGAAGGAGCAGGTGTTTAGGGGGTCACGACCTTATGAATCAGCACCACTGGAAGACTTCCTGAAGAAAGAGTTTGGAGAGAACACCAAGATGACAGATGTCCGATACCCCAG GGTGATGGTGACCAGTGTTCTAGCAGACAGACATCCAGGCGAGCTGCACATCTTCAGGAACTATGACTCTCCCTCCGGCCAGAGAGAGCCCCCATATGCCaccaatgccactttcaagCCCCTCACCATCCCACAAG GATGGGAGGATGAGGATGTGTTGATATTAGGATACACAGAGGAGCCAACCAGAAAGCGTAGGAAGGTGACAGATgaag AACAACTTGTGTGGCGAGCTGCCCGCTCCAGCGGAGCTGCCCCAACCTACTTTCGACCAATGGGGCGGTTTCTAGATGGAGGACTGTTGGCCAATAACCCGACGCTAGATGCCATGTCAGAAATCCATCTGTACAATAAAGCTTTGAAAGCAGAG GGCCGTGGGAAGGAAATTAAGAAGCTGGGTATCGTGGTCTCCCTTGGTACAG GCAAACCTCCTCAGGTAGTAGTGAGCTCTGTGGATGTTTTCCGACCTTCCAACCCTCTGGAGCTGGCCAAGAGCTTCGTAGGAGCCAGGGAGCTGGGCAAGATGCTGGTAGACTGC TGTACAGACTCTGATGGCTGTGCAGTCGACAGAGCCAGAGCCTGGTGTGAAATGATCGACACCATCTACCACAG ATTGAGTCCCCAGTTGTCTCAGGAGGTGATGCTGGATGAAGTGAGTGACGCAGTCCTGGTGGACATGCTCTGGGAAACCCAGATGTACCTGTACGAGAAGAGGGAAACCCTCCAGTCCCTGGCAAAGCTGCTACTGGACAACTAA
- the pla2g6 gene encoding 85/88 kDa calcium-independent phospholipase A2 isoform X4 produces MQFLGRLLDTVSSVSTLFTNPYRVRDVPLSDYGGGGKVMLKEEGRIVLYKNSQCQSWDCLLMCPEISTMTLRLFQVASEEDAMNWFPQYALKLRPFYETLPLKAETTQPIVDCIRSHPDWSSAHIAVETGLRECLKHNYVQSQINARDASGQTPLHLACERGDSQCVKELLDESQARTDIKDRNGETPMHCAAKQDSPAIIQVLCSRLCSGVNELNNNGETPLHVSCRLGRMESVKALLGGGAKCGVIGGAGYPIHSAMKYSEKGCVEEILKADPDQLHAEDSLYGGTPLHWTKTAEMCRMLLEQGCAVNYLSKTGESALHILTKKGRFEAAMVLLTHGANANLKGQDGNTALHLAMKMDHIDLIKALIVFGADVEIHNDLGETPGLIAARTSKGPNRKILLDMLCSVGVQRCLPPSPSCPPPISNKAKPPGIGFEDIMYVGAAVGAMSRGTSEVDGTEKNKRDRLLCLDGGGIKGLVLIQMLIALEREAGRPTSELFDWVAGTSTGGILALAITHGKSMEYLRCLYFRMKEQVFRGSRPYESAPLEDFLKKEFGENTKMTDVRYPRVMVTSVLADRHPGELHIFRNYDSPSGQREPPYATNATFKPLTIPQEQLVWRAARSSGAAPTYFRPMGRFLDGGLLANNPTLDAMSEIHLYNKALKAEGRGKEIKKLGIVVSLGTGKPPQVVVSSVDVFRPSNPLELAKSFVGARELGKMLVDCCTDSDGCAVDRARAWCEMIDTIYHRLSPQLSQEVMLDEVSDAVLVDMLWETQMYLYEKRETLQSLAKLLLDN; encoded by the exons ATGCAGTTCCTGGGACGGCTGTTGGACACAGTGTCCTCTGTGTCAACCCTCTTCACCAACCCCTACCGGGTCAGGGATGTGCCGCTCTCCGACTACGGTGGAGGAGGCAAAGTCATGCTGAAAGAGGAGGGACGCATAGTCCTGTACAAAAACAGCCAGTGCCAGTCATGGGACTGTCTTCTCATGTGTCCTGAGATATCTACTATGACGCTGAG GCTGTTTCAGGTGGCGTCAGAGGAAGACGCCATGAACTGGTTCCCCCAATATGCCCTCAAGCTCCGCCCCTTCTATGAGACACTTCCTCTGAAGGCTGAGACCACCCAGCCAATCGTGGACTGCATCCGCAGCCACCCGGACTGGAGCTCTGCCCACATTGCTGTTGAGACAGGCCTGAGAGAGTGTCTCAAACATAACTACGTTCAGAG TCAGATCAATGCTCGGGATGCATCAGGTCAGACGCCGCTGCACCTGGCATGTGAGCGTGGCGACTCGCAGTGTGTGAAGGAGCTGTTGGATGAAAGCCAGGCGCGCACAGACATCAAAGACCGCAATGGAGAGACGCCCATGCACTGTGCTGCCAAGCAGGATTCTCCTGCCATCATCCAG GTCCTGTGCTCGCGGTTGTGCTCGGGGGTGAATGAGCTGAACAACAACGGGGAGACACCGCTCCACGTGTCCTGCCGTCTGGGACGCATGGAGTCCGTCAAAGCTCTGTTGGGGGGCGGAGCCAAGTGTGGTGTCATTGGTGGCGCTGGCTACCCCATCCACAGTGCCATGAAATACAGTGAGAAGGG CTGTGTGGAGGAGATCCTCAAAGCAGATCCAGACCAGCTCCATGCTGAGGACTCTTTGTACGGAGGGACGCCTCTCCACTGGACCAAAACTGCTGAG ATGTGTCGTATGCTGCTGGAACAGGGCTGTGCAGTGAACTACCTTAGTAAGACCGGAGAAAGCGCCCTCCATATTCTGACCAAGAAGGGCCGCTTTGAGGCGGCCATGGTGCTGCTCACCCATGGAGCGAATGCCAACCTGAAGGGCCAGGATGGAAACACAGCCCTGCATCTAGCTATGAAG ATGGACCACATAGACTTGATCAAAGCTCTGATTGTGTTCGGGGCTGATGTGGAGATCCACAACGACCTGGGAGAAACACCTGGACTCATCGCTGCTCGAACCAGCAAAG GTCCTAATAGAAAGATATTGCTGGACATGCTGTGTAGTGTAGGGGTCCAGCGGTGCCTCCCGCCCTCCCCCAGCTGTCCTCCCCCCATCTCCAACAAGGCCAAGCCTCCAGGCATAG GGTTTGAGGACATCATGTATGTTGGGGCTGCAGTCGGTGCAATGAGCAGAGGCACGTCTGAAGTTGACGGCACCGAGAAAAATAA GAGGGACAGACTGCTGTGTCTGGATGGTGGAGGTATAAAAGGCTTGGTGTTGATCCAGATGTTGATCGCTCTGGAGAGAGAGGCGGGTCGGCCCACCAGTGAGCTCTTCGACTGGGTGGCCGGCACCAGCACTGGGGGCATCCTGGCCCTCGCTATAActcatg GTAAATCCATGGAATACCTGCGCTGCCTGTACTTTAGGATGAAGGAGCAGGTGTTTAGGGGGTCACGACCTTATGAATCAGCACCACTGGAAGACTTCCTGAAGAAAGAGTTTGGAGAGAACACCAAGATGACAGATGTCCGATACCCCAG GGTGATGGTGACCAGTGTTCTAGCAGACAGACATCCAGGCGAGCTGCACATCTTCAGGAACTATGACTCTCCCTCCGGCCAGAGAGAGCCCCCATATGCCaccaatgccactttcaagCCCCTCACCATCCCACAAG AACAACTTGTGTGGCGAGCTGCCCGCTCCAGCGGAGCTGCCCCAACCTACTTTCGACCAATGGGGCGGTTTCTAGATGGAGGACTGTTGGCCAATAACCCGACGCTAGATGCCATGTCAGAAATCCATCTGTACAATAAAGCTTTGAAAGCAGAG GGCCGTGGGAAGGAAATTAAGAAGCTGGGTATCGTGGTCTCCCTTGGTACAG GCAAACCTCCTCAGGTAGTAGTGAGCTCTGTGGATGTTTTCCGACCTTCCAACCCTCTGGAGCTGGCCAAGAGCTTCGTAGGAGCCAGGGAGCTGGGCAAGATGCTGGTAGACTGC TGTACAGACTCTGATGGCTGTGCAGTCGACAGAGCCAGAGCCTGGTGTGAAATGATCGACACCATCTACCACAG ATTGAGTCCCCAGTTGTCTCAGGAGGTGATGCTGGATGAAGTGAGTGACGCAGTCCTGGTGGACATGCTCTGGGAAACCCAGATGTACCTGTACGAGAAGAGGGAAACCCTCCAGTCCCTGGCAAAGCTGCTACTGGACAACTAA
- the pla2g6 gene encoding 85/88 kDa calcium-independent phospholipase A2 isoform X3, with the protein MQFLGRLLDTVSSVSTLFTNPYRVRDVPLSDYGGGGKVMLKEEGRIVLYKNSQCQSWDCLLMCPEISTMTLRLFQVASEEDAMNWFPQYALKLRPFYETLPLKAETTQPIVDCIRSHPDWSSAHIAVETGLRECLKHNYVQSQINARDASGQTPLHLACERGDSQCVKELLDESQARTDIKDRNGETPMHCAAKQDSPAIIQVLCSRLCSGVNELNNNGETPLHVSCRLGRMESVKALLGGGAKCGVIGGAGYPIHSAMKYSEKGCVEEILKADPDQLHAEDSLYGGTPLHWTKTAEMCRMLLEQGCAVNYLSKTGESALHILTKKGRFEAAMVLLTHGANANLKGQDGNTALHLAMKMDHIDLIKALIVFGADVEIHNDLGETPGLIAARTSKGEGSATSPNRKILLDMLCSVGVQRCLPPSPSCPPPISNKAKPPGIGFEDIMYVGAAVGAMSRGTSEVDGTEKNKRDRLLCLDGGGIKGLVLIQMLIALEREAGRPTSELFDWVAGTSTGGILALAITHGKSMEYLRCLYFRMKEQVFRGSRPYESAPLEDFLKKEFGENTKMTDVRYPRVMVTSVLADRHPGELHIFRNYDSPSGQREPPYATNATFKPLTIPQEQLVWRAARSSGAAPTYFRPMGRFLDGGLLANNPTLDAMSEIHLYNKALKAEGRGKEIKKLGIVVSLGTGKPPQVVVSSVDVFRPSNPLELAKSFVGARELGKMLVDCCTDSDGCAVDRARAWCEMIDTIYHRLSPQLSQEVMLDEVSDAVLVDMLWETQMYLYEKRETLQSLAKLLLDN; encoded by the exons ATGCAGTTCCTGGGACGGCTGTTGGACACAGTGTCCTCTGTGTCAACCCTCTTCACCAACCCCTACCGGGTCAGGGATGTGCCGCTCTCCGACTACGGTGGAGGAGGCAAAGTCATGCTGAAAGAGGAGGGACGCATAGTCCTGTACAAAAACAGCCAGTGCCAGTCATGGGACTGTCTTCTCATGTGTCCTGAGATATCTACTATGACGCTGAG GCTGTTTCAGGTGGCGTCAGAGGAAGACGCCATGAACTGGTTCCCCCAATATGCCCTCAAGCTCCGCCCCTTCTATGAGACACTTCCTCTGAAGGCTGAGACCACCCAGCCAATCGTGGACTGCATCCGCAGCCACCCGGACTGGAGCTCTGCCCACATTGCTGTTGAGACAGGCCTGAGAGAGTGTCTCAAACATAACTACGTTCAGAG TCAGATCAATGCTCGGGATGCATCAGGTCAGACGCCGCTGCACCTGGCATGTGAGCGTGGCGACTCGCAGTGTGTGAAGGAGCTGTTGGATGAAAGCCAGGCGCGCACAGACATCAAAGACCGCAATGGAGAGACGCCCATGCACTGTGCTGCCAAGCAGGATTCTCCTGCCATCATCCAG GTCCTGTGCTCGCGGTTGTGCTCGGGGGTGAATGAGCTGAACAACAACGGGGAGACACCGCTCCACGTGTCCTGCCGTCTGGGACGCATGGAGTCCGTCAAAGCTCTGTTGGGGGGCGGAGCCAAGTGTGGTGTCATTGGTGGCGCTGGCTACCCCATCCACAGTGCCATGAAATACAGTGAGAAGGG CTGTGTGGAGGAGATCCTCAAAGCAGATCCAGACCAGCTCCATGCTGAGGACTCTTTGTACGGAGGGACGCCTCTCCACTGGACCAAAACTGCTGAG ATGTGTCGTATGCTGCTGGAACAGGGCTGTGCAGTGAACTACCTTAGTAAGACCGGAGAAAGCGCCCTCCATATTCTGACCAAGAAGGGCCGCTTTGAGGCGGCCATGGTGCTGCTCACCCATGGAGCGAATGCCAACCTGAAGGGCCAGGATGGAAACACAGCCCTGCATCTAGCTATGAAG ATGGACCACATAGACTTGATCAAAGCTCTGATTGTGTTCGGGGCTGATGTGGAGATCCACAACGACCTGGGAGAAACACCTGGACTCATCGCTGCTCGAACCAGCAAAG GAGAGGGCAGCGCTACAA GTCCTAATAGAAAGATATTGCTGGACATGCTGTGTAGTGTAGGGGTCCAGCGGTGCCTCCCGCCCTCCCCCAGCTGTCCTCCCCCCATCTCCAACAAGGCCAAGCCTCCAGGCATAG GGTTTGAGGACATCATGTATGTTGGGGCTGCAGTCGGTGCAATGAGCAGAGGCACGTCTGAAGTTGACGGCACCGAGAAAAATAA GAGGGACAGACTGCTGTGTCTGGATGGTGGAGGTATAAAAGGCTTGGTGTTGATCCAGATGTTGATCGCTCTGGAGAGAGAGGCGGGTCGGCCCACCAGTGAGCTCTTCGACTGGGTGGCCGGCACCAGCACTGGGGGCATCCTGGCCCTCGCTATAActcatg GTAAATCCATGGAATACCTGCGCTGCCTGTACTTTAGGATGAAGGAGCAGGTGTTTAGGGGGTCACGACCTTATGAATCAGCACCACTGGAAGACTTCCTGAAGAAAGAGTTTGGAGAGAACACCAAGATGACAGATGTCCGATACCCCAG GGTGATGGTGACCAGTGTTCTAGCAGACAGACATCCAGGCGAGCTGCACATCTTCAGGAACTATGACTCTCCCTCCGGCCAGAGAGAGCCCCCATATGCCaccaatgccactttcaagCCCCTCACCATCCCACAAG AACAACTTGTGTGGCGAGCTGCCCGCTCCAGCGGAGCTGCCCCAACCTACTTTCGACCAATGGGGCGGTTTCTAGATGGAGGACTGTTGGCCAATAACCCGACGCTAGATGCCATGTCAGAAATCCATCTGTACAATAAAGCTTTGAAAGCAGAG GGCCGTGGGAAGGAAATTAAGAAGCTGGGTATCGTGGTCTCCCTTGGTACAG GCAAACCTCCTCAGGTAGTAGTGAGCTCTGTGGATGTTTTCCGACCTTCCAACCCTCTGGAGCTGGCCAAGAGCTTCGTAGGAGCCAGGGAGCTGGGCAAGATGCTGGTAGACTGC TGTACAGACTCTGATGGCTGTGCAGTCGACAGAGCCAGAGCCTGGTGTGAAATGATCGACACCATCTACCACAG ATTGAGTCCCCAGTTGTCTCAGGAGGTGATGCTGGATGAAGTGAGTGACGCAGTCCTGGTGGACATGCTCTGGGAAACCCAGATGTACCTGTACGAGAAGAGGGAAACCCTCCAGTCCCTGGCAAAGCTGCTACTGGACAACTAA
- the pla2g6 gene encoding 85/88 kDa calcium-independent phospholipase A2 isoform X1 yields MQFLGRLLDTVSSVSTLFTNPYRVRDVPLSDYGGGGKVMLKEEGRIVLYKNSQCQSWDCLLMCPEISTMTLRLFQVASEEDAMNWFPQYALKLRPFYETLPLKAETTQPIVDCIRSHPDWSSAHIAVETGLRECLKHNYVQSQINARDASGQTPLHLACERGDSQCVKELLDESQARTDIKDRNGETPMHCAAKQDSPAIIQVLCSRLCSGVNELNNNGETPLHVSCRLGRMESVKALLGGGAKCGVIGGAGYPIHSAMKYSEKGCVEEILKADPDQLHAEDSLYGGTPLHWTKTAEMCRMLLEQGCAVNYLSKTGESALHILTKKGRFEAAMVLLTHGANANLKGQDGNTALHLAMKMDHIDLIKALIVFGADVEIHNDLGETPGLIAARTSKGEGSATSPNRKILLDMLCSVGVQRCLPPSPSCPPPISNKAKPPGIGFEDIMYVGAAVGAMSRGTSEVDGTEKNKRDRLLCLDGGGIKGLVLIQMLIALEREAGRPTSELFDWVAGTSTGGILALAITHGKSMEYLRCLYFRMKEQVFRGSRPYESAPLEDFLKKEFGENTKMTDVRYPRVMVTSVLADRHPGELHIFRNYDSPSGQREPPYATNATFKPLTIPQGWEDEDVLILGYTEEPTRKRRKVTDEEQLVWRAARSSGAAPTYFRPMGRFLDGGLLANNPTLDAMSEIHLYNKALKAEGRGKEIKKLGIVVSLGTGKPPQVVVSSVDVFRPSNPLELAKSFVGARELGKMLVDCCTDSDGCAVDRARAWCEMIDTIYHRLSPQLSQEVMLDEVSDAVLVDMLWETQMYLYEKRETLQSLAKLLLDN; encoded by the exons ATGCAGTTCCTGGGACGGCTGTTGGACACAGTGTCCTCTGTGTCAACCCTCTTCACCAACCCCTACCGGGTCAGGGATGTGCCGCTCTCCGACTACGGTGGAGGAGGCAAAGTCATGCTGAAAGAGGAGGGACGCATAGTCCTGTACAAAAACAGCCAGTGCCAGTCATGGGACTGTCTTCTCATGTGTCCTGAGATATCTACTATGACGCTGAG GCTGTTTCAGGTGGCGTCAGAGGAAGACGCCATGAACTGGTTCCCCCAATATGCCCTCAAGCTCCGCCCCTTCTATGAGACACTTCCTCTGAAGGCTGAGACCACCCAGCCAATCGTGGACTGCATCCGCAGCCACCCGGACTGGAGCTCTGCCCACATTGCTGTTGAGACAGGCCTGAGAGAGTGTCTCAAACATAACTACGTTCAGAG TCAGATCAATGCTCGGGATGCATCAGGTCAGACGCCGCTGCACCTGGCATGTGAGCGTGGCGACTCGCAGTGTGTGAAGGAGCTGTTGGATGAAAGCCAGGCGCGCACAGACATCAAAGACCGCAATGGAGAGACGCCCATGCACTGTGCTGCCAAGCAGGATTCTCCTGCCATCATCCAG GTCCTGTGCTCGCGGTTGTGCTCGGGGGTGAATGAGCTGAACAACAACGGGGAGACACCGCTCCACGTGTCCTGCCGTCTGGGACGCATGGAGTCCGTCAAAGCTCTGTTGGGGGGCGGAGCCAAGTGTGGTGTCATTGGTGGCGCTGGCTACCCCATCCACAGTGCCATGAAATACAGTGAGAAGGG CTGTGTGGAGGAGATCCTCAAAGCAGATCCAGACCAGCTCCATGCTGAGGACTCTTTGTACGGAGGGACGCCTCTCCACTGGACCAAAACTGCTGAG ATGTGTCGTATGCTGCTGGAACAGGGCTGTGCAGTGAACTACCTTAGTAAGACCGGAGAAAGCGCCCTCCATATTCTGACCAAGAAGGGCCGCTTTGAGGCGGCCATGGTGCTGCTCACCCATGGAGCGAATGCCAACCTGAAGGGCCAGGATGGAAACACAGCCCTGCATCTAGCTATGAAG ATGGACCACATAGACTTGATCAAAGCTCTGATTGTGTTCGGGGCTGATGTGGAGATCCACAACGACCTGGGAGAAACACCTGGACTCATCGCTGCTCGAACCAGCAAAG GAGAGGGCAGCGCTACAA GTCCTAATAGAAAGATATTGCTGGACATGCTGTGTAGTGTAGGGGTCCAGCGGTGCCTCCCGCCCTCCCCCAGCTGTCCTCCCCCCATCTCCAACAAGGCCAAGCCTCCAGGCATAG GGTTTGAGGACATCATGTATGTTGGGGCTGCAGTCGGTGCAATGAGCAGAGGCACGTCTGAAGTTGACGGCACCGAGAAAAATAA GAGGGACAGACTGCTGTGTCTGGATGGTGGAGGTATAAAAGGCTTGGTGTTGATCCAGATGTTGATCGCTCTGGAGAGAGAGGCGGGTCGGCCCACCAGTGAGCTCTTCGACTGGGTGGCCGGCACCAGCACTGGGGGCATCCTGGCCCTCGCTATAActcatg GTAAATCCATGGAATACCTGCGCTGCCTGTACTTTAGGATGAAGGAGCAGGTGTTTAGGGGGTCACGACCTTATGAATCAGCACCACTGGAAGACTTCCTGAAGAAAGAGTTTGGAGAGAACACCAAGATGACAGATGTCCGATACCCCAG GGTGATGGTGACCAGTGTTCTAGCAGACAGACATCCAGGCGAGCTGCACATCTTCAGGAACTATGACTCTCCCTCCGGCCAGAGAGAGCCCCCATATGCCaccaatgccactttcaagCCCCTCACCATCCCACAAG GATGGGAGGATGAGGATGTGTTGATATTAGGATACACAGAGGAGCCAACCAGAAAGCGTAGGAAGGTGACAGATgaag AACAACTTGTGTGGCGAGCTGCCCGCTCCAGCGGAGCTGCCCCAACCTACTTTCGACCAATGGGGCGGTTTCTAGATGGAGGACTGTTGGCCAATAACCCGACGCTAGATGCCATGTCAGAAATCCATCTGTACAATAAAGCTTTGAAAGCAGAG GGCCGTGGGAAGGAAATTAAGAAGCTGGGTATCGTGGTCTCCCTTGGTACAG GCAAACCTCCTCAGGTAGTAGTGAGCTCTGTGGATGTTTTCCGACCTTCCAACCCTCTGGAGCTGGCCAAGAGCTTCGTAGGAGCCAGGGAGCTGGGCAAGATGCTGGTAGACTGC TGTACAGACTCTGATGGCTGTGCAGTCGACAGAGCCAGAGCCTGGTGTGAAATGATCGACACCATCTACCACAG ATTGAGTCCCCAGTTGTCTCAGGAGGTGATGCTGGATGAAGTGAGTGACGCAGTCCTGGTGGACATGCTCTGGGAAACCCAGATGTACCTGTACGAGAAGAGGGAAACCCTCCAGTCCCTGGCAAAGCTGCTACTGGACAACTAA